A stretch of Chionomys nivalis chromosome 2, mChiNiv1.1, whole genome shotgun sequence DNA encodes these proteins:
- the LOC130869529 gene encoding leukocyte immunoglobulin-like receptor subfamily B member 3: MTFTFKALLCIGLALGLRIPVLAGAFPKPILRIQPDSVVYKQTTVTFLCEGTTDVKDYHLYKDGYKYFRTTGIPQNPRDKTEFSISKIGPEEAGRYSCRYQTRHGWSEYSDSLELVVTGIYGKPSLSVQPSPVVSEGSLLTFQCFSGKQYDRFVLTKEGPQKFSWMLDSKYNYSTQQYQAMFSVGPVTSSQRWTFRCYNFNKNSPLLWSEPSEPLELLFSGTLHKPTIKAEPGSVITSGSSMDIWCQGTLDAEIYVLHKDGSQKPWGTQIPQKPENKAMFSISNVTYQLAGQYHCYSYSLEGWSERSDTLELVVTGIYNIKSHLTALPSPVVTSAGNMTLQCVSRERYDKFILTKEDRKFLSSLDSQYIHSIRQYQALFSINHVTPDHRGTFRCYGFYKDTLQLWSVPSDPLEIHISGLTKKPSLLTHQGHILDPGNNLILQCCSDINYDRFALYKLGGADFIQRDGQWTQAGLSLANFTLGLVSNSARGQYRCYGKHNLSSEWSASSDPLDILITGQFPVKPSLSAKPNSTVHSGDNVTLLCQSSYKVDTFILSKEGAAHQSQQLKAKFQVWEFQAEFSMSAVTSELSGTYRCYASEDSSLNLLSYASAPVELTVSASEKQDYTAQNLIRMGFAVMIFIVLGILVFEAWCIQRQSQCAPGK, from the exons ATGACCTTCACCTTCAAAGCCCTGCTCTGTATAG GACTTGCTCTGGGTCTCAGGATCCCAGTGCTGGCAG GGGCCTTCCCTAAGCCTATTCTCAGAATACAGCCAGACTCTGTGGTCTACAAGCAGACTACAGTAACCTTCTTGTGTGAGGGTACAACAGATGTCAAAGATTACCACCTGTATAAAGATGGATACAAATATTTTAGGACCACAGGGATTCCACAGAATCCTAGGGACAAGACAGAATTCTCAATCTCAAAAATAGGCCCTGAAGAAGCAGGGAGATACAGCTGTCGATACCAGACCCGTCATGGATGGTCAGAGTACAGTGATTCCTTGGAGCTGGTGGTGACAG GAATCTACGGGAAACCCAGTCTGTCAGTCCAGCCCAGCCCTGTGGTGAGTGAAGGAAGCCTACTCACCTTCCAGTGTTTCTCAGGGAAGCAATATGACAGGTTTGTTCTGACTAAGGAAGGACCACAGAAGTTCTCCTGGATGCTGGATTCAAAGTATAACTACTCTACTCAGCAGTACCAGGCAATGTTCTCTGTGGGCCCTGTGACCTCCAGCCAAAGGTGGACATTCAGATGCTACAACTTTAACAAGAACAGCCCATTGCTGTGGTCAGAACCTAGTGAGCCCCTGGAGCTCCTGTTTTCAG GGACCCTCCACAAACCCACCATCAAGGCTGAACCAGGATCTGTGATCACCTCAGGAAGTTCCATGGACATCTGGTGTCAGGGGACGCTGGATGCAGAAATCTATGTTCTGCATAAAGATGGAAGCCAAAAACCCTGGGGTACACAAATACCTCAGAAACCTGAGAACAAGGCCATGTTCTCCATTTCTAATGTCACATATCAACTTGCAGGACAGTACCACTGTTATTCTTACAGTTTGGAAGGCTGGTCAGAGCGCAGTGACACTCTGGAACTGGTGGTGACAG GAATCTACAACATTAAATCCCACCTGACAGCCCTGCCCAGCCCTGTGGTGACCTCAGCAGGGAACATGACTCTCCAATGTGTCTCAAGGGAGAGATATGACAAGTTCATTCTCACCAAGGAAGATCGGAAGTTCCTCAGTTCCTTGGACTCACAATATATACACAGTATTAGGCAATACCAAGCTTTGTTCTCTATAAATCATGTAACACCAGACCACAGAGGGACATTCAGATGTTATGGTTTCTACAAGGATACTCTACAGTTATGGTCAGTTCCCAGTGACCCCCTGGAAATACACATCTCTG GCCTGACCAAGAAACCCTCTCTGCTGACTCACCAAGGCCATATCCTGGACCCTGGAAATAACCTCATCCTGCAGTGTTGTTCTGACATCAACTATGACAGATTTGCCCTGTACAAACTGGGGGGAGCTGACTTCATCCAGCGTGATGGCCAGTggacccaggctggtctctcttTGGCCAACTTCACATTGGGCCTTGTGAGTAACTCTGCCAGAGGCCAATACAGATGCTATGGTAAACACAACCTTTCCTCTGAGTGGTCAGCCTCTAGTGACCCTCTGGACATCCTGATCACAG GGCAGTTTCCTGTCAAGCCTTCCCTCTCAGCAAAACCTAACTCCACAGTACACTCCGGAGACAATGTGACCCTACTGTGTCAATCATCATACAAAGTAGACACTTTCATTCTGTCCAAGGAGGGAGCAGCCCACCAATCACAGCAACTAAAAGCAAAGTTCCAAGTTTGGGAGTTCCAGGCAGAATTCTCCATGAGCGCTGTGACCTCTGAACTCTCGGGCACCTACAGGTGCTATGCTTCTGAAGACTCTTCTCTTAACCTGTTGTCATATGCCAGTGCCCCTGTGGAGCTCACTGTCTCAG CCTCAGAGAAACAGGACTACACAGCGCAGAATCTCATCAGGATGGGATTTGCTGTCATGATCTTCATAGTCCTTGGGATTCTGGTCTTTGAGGCTTGGTGCATCCAGAGACAGAGTCAGTGTGCTCCTGGGAAgtaa